One stretch of Arachis hypogaea cultivar Tifrunner chromosome 20, arahy.Tifrunner.gnm2.J5K5, whole genome shotgun sequence DNA includes these proteins:
- the LOC112783651 gene encoding metacaspase-1, which translates to MASRRARCMQCGRPVVVPMQAYNVYILCSGCQGYPQVQPNYPLLNSTPSFINFAPGFSRPYPLPPSPASAYGNKRAVLFGISYAKQNNRIKGAVNDAHCMKYFLIDKLGFPTDSIRMLTDDPEERNPLRIPTMHNMRMAMRWLVEGCRAGDSLVFYYSGHGSRVVDRNMDEVDGYDEAICPVDYEHEGKIIDDEINATIVRPLPRGAKLHALVDTCFSGTVLDLPFMCRMNRKGYYGWEDHRSRRGAYKGTNGGVAVCISACDDDGSAADTSAFSGMESSGALTYSFIQAMQDEAKLTYGRLLNAMRSTIRDAKEGQFGPNYQDYAAMESRLQYAHEPQISSSEKFDIYSKPILM; encoded by the exons ATGGCAAGTAGAAGAGCAAGATGCATGCAGTGTGGAAGGCCTGTGGTGGTGCCAATGCAAGCCTATAATGTTTACATTCTGTGTTCTGGCTGCCAAGGCTATCCACAAGTCCAACCCAACTACCCTTTACTCAACAGCACTCCTTCCTTCATCAATTTTGCTCCTGGATTTTCGAGGCCTTACCCGCTGCCGCCTTCTCCTGCTTCTGCATATGGTAACAAGAGAGCTGTGTTGTTTGGTATTAGCTATGCTAAGCAAAATAACAGGATCAAAGGCGCTGTGAATGATGCTCACTGCATGAAGTACTTTCTCATTGACAAGTTGGGTTTCCCTACTGATTCCATTCGCATGCTCACAG ATGATCCAGAAGAGAGAAACCCTCTAAGAATTCCAACAATGCACAACATGAGAATGGCGATGAGGTGGTTGGTGGAAGGCTGCCGGGCAGGGGACTCATTGGTGTTCTACTACTCCGGACACGGATCGAGGGTAGTGGACCGTAACATGGATGAGGTTGATGGGTATGATGAAGCAATCTGCCCTGTTGATTATGAGCATGAGGGCAAGATAATTGATGATGAGATCAATGCAACAATCGTCCGCCCTCTGCCACGTGGCGCCAAGCTCCACGCCCTTGTTGATACATGCTTTAGCGGCACTGTTCTTGATTTACCCTTCATGTGCAGGATGAACCG AAAAGGTTATTATGGATGGGAAGATCACAGAAGCCGGAGAGGTGCATACAAAGGCACAAATGGAGGAGTAGCTGTTTGCATTTCGGCTTGTGATGATGATGGAAGTGCGGCAGATACATCG GCATTTAGCGGCATGGAAAGTAGTGGAGCGTTGACTTACAGTTTCATTCAAGCCATGCAAGATGAAGCTAAACTCACTTATGGCCGCTTGCTGAATGCTATGCGCTCCACCATCCGTGACGCTAAGGAAGGACAGTTTGGTCCTAACTACCAAGATTATGCCGCCATGGAATCTCGCCTGCAATATGCTCAT GAGCCACAGATATCGTCATCTGAAAAGTTTGATATTTATTCGAAGCCTATTTTAATGTGA